A genomic segment from Halomonas sp. GD1P12 encodes:
- a CDS encoding TlpA disulfide reductase family protein has protein sequence MNAIALGPLLLSLPRLFALGAALLLLLTSRYCLPLNARQKSRWFSGLILCWLVGARVGYVLLNIESFMAAPLEALKLWQPGYHPLGGFLAGLLWCAWSLRNSLKALGIAVILLILSSALWLVAVMVSVDEQRFAVSALPEVTLENLDGEPVYLPDLAARGDRLIVNLWATWCPPCRREMPLLEQADGLEGVSVVIVNQGEDLLPVVRYLDEQALSFEVALRDPSQTLMARFEAPGLPTTVLFDADGRTQEVHVGELTRAELDRWLDN, from the coding sequence ATGAACGCGATTGCCCTCGGCCCGCTCCTTCTTTCGCTGCCTCGCCTGTTCGCCCTGGGCGCCGCCCTTCTGCTGCTGCTGACGAGCCGCTACTGTCTGCCGCTTAATGCGCGACAAAAAAGCCGCTGGTTCAGCGGGCTAATCCTTTGCTGGCTGGTGGGCGCGCGGGTGGGCTACGTGCTGCTCAATATCGAAAGCTTCATGGCGGCCCCGCTCGAGGCGCTCAAACTCTGGCAGCCGGGCTATCACCCGCTGGGCGGTTTTCTGGCCGGGCTCTTGTGGTGCGCCTGGTCGCTGCGCAACAGCCTCAAGGCGCTAGGCATCGCCGTCATCCTGCTGATTCTCAGCTCGGCGCTCTGGCTGGTGGCGGTCATGGTGAGCGTGGACGAGCAGCGCTTTGCAGTGAGCGCGCTACCCGAGGTGACGCTTGAAAACCTCGACGGCGAACCGGTTTACCTGCCGGACCTGGCCGCGCGCGGCGACCGGCTGATCGTCAATCTATGGGCGACCTGGTGCCCGCCGTGCCGGCGCGAAATGCCGCTTCTCGAGCAGGCCGACGGCCTGGAGGGAGTGAGCGTCGTCATCGTCAATCAGGGCGAGGATCTGCTGCCGGTGGTGCGCTATCTCGACGAGCAGGCGCTCTCCTTCGAGGTGGCGCTGCGCGACCCGAGCCAAACGCTGATGGCGCGTTTCGAAGCCCCGGGTCTGCCCACCACCGTGCTGTTCGACGCCGATGGCCGCACTCAGGAAGTCCACGTTGGCGAGCTGACCCGCGCCGAGCTCGACCGCTGGCTCGATAATTAA
- a CDS encoding phospholipase D family protein, with protein MASRRPWLAALLVAALTLAGCVDEDVPREAQVAVERAQAEDTWLGERVAHALKGQSAPDGFALLANGQQAFETRVELIHRAERSLDIQTYLFGDGQTTRLIMEELIEAAERGVRVRLLLDDMGAIGQGERLAALSSHPRIEVRVFNPVAFGRGHLATRVLASFTAPKTQHRRMHNKLWIADNTVGIVGGRNLGDEYFDANESLNFADLDLVTIGQVVPELSQSFDDYWNHALAQPIARYHSVEASAWQPFADELDRWLDDNAEADYLVRLRESPSEAPPWRTLFWGSAQAFWDSPDKIHSDGAPHWQATLLGELLRHAESRERLVMISAYFVPTRAGVERLEALAGQGVAIDIITNSLASTDAAVVHGAYMPWRARLIESGVRLFELRPEQEASGNATAEEMRVPGASASALHIKALGFDDQVFIGSFNVDPRSVFWNTEVGVLVESDGLREAFDELVEIGQQPTISYRVTLEDGALGWAYEHEGERRRAVEEPGSWWRHANAWFSRTFHLEPLL; from the coding sequence ATGGCTAGCCGCCGGCCGTGGCTGGCCGCGCTTTTGGTGGCGGCGCTGACGCTTGCCGGCTGCGTCGACGAGGACGTTCCCCGCGAGGCGCAGGTAGCGGTCGAGCGCGCCCAGGCCGAGGATACCTGGCTTGGCGAGCGGGTCGCCCACGCGCTAAAGGGGCAGAGCGCGCCGGACGGCTTTGCGCTTCTGGCCAACGGCCAGCAGGCGTTCGAGACCCGGGTGGAACTCATCCACCGCGCCGAGCGCTCGCTGGATATCCAGACCTATCTGTTCGGCGACGGCCAGACCACGCGGCTGATCATGGAAGAGCTGATCGAGGCCGCCGAGCGCGGCGTTCGGGTGCGCCTGCTGCTCGACGACATGGGGGCGATCGGCCAGGGCGAGCGGCTGGCCGCGCTTTCGAGCCATCCTCGTATCGAGGTGCGGGTGTTCAACCCGGTGGCCTTCGGCCGCGGCCATCTCGCCACTCGGGTGCTGGCCTCGTTCACCGCGCCCAAAACCCAGCACCGGCGCATGCACAACAAGCTCTGGATCGCCGACAACACCGTGGGCATCGTCGGCGGGCGCAACCTGGGCGACGAATACTTCGACGCCAACGAGTCGCTCAACTTCGCCGATCTGGACCTGGTCACGATCGGCCAGGTGGTGCCCGAGCTTTCGCAAAGCTTCGACGACTACTGGAATCACGCTCTCGCCCAGCCGATTGCCCGCTACCATTCGGTTGAGGCGAGCGCCTGGCAGCCCTTCGCCGATGAGCTCGACCGCTGGCTCGACGACAACGCCGAGGCCGACTACCTCGTCCGGCTGCGCGAGTCGCCTTCCGAGGCGCCGCCCTGGCGCACGCTTTTCTGGGGCAGCGCCCAGGCGTTCTGGGACAGCCCGGACAAGATCCACTCCGACGGCGCGCCCCACTGGCAGGCAACGCTCTTGGGCGAGCTTTTGCGCCACGCCGAAAGCCGCGAACGGCTGGTGATGATCTCGGCCTATTTCGTGCCCACGCGAGCCGGCGTCGAGCGGCTGGAGGCGCTGGCAGGCCAGGGCGTGGCCATCGACATTATCACCAATTCGCTTGCGTCCACGGATGCCGCCGTGGTGCACGGCGCTTACATGCCCTGGCGGGCGCGGCTCATCGAGAGCGGCGTGCGCCTTTTCGAGCTGCGCCCGGAGCAGGAGGCGAGCGGCAATGCCACCGCGGAGGAGATGCGCGTACCCGGCGCCTCCGCCTCGGCGCTGCACATCAAGGCGCTGGGTTTCGATGATCAGGTGTTTATCGGCTCGTTCAACGTCGACCCCCGCTCGGTGTTCTGGAATACCGAGGTGGGCGTGCTGGTCGAAAGCGACGGGCTACGAGAGGCTTTCGACGAACTGGTCGAGATTGGGCAGCAGCCAACGATCAGCTACCGCGTCACCCTCGAGGATGGCGCGCTGGGGTGGGCGTACGAGCACGAAGGCGAACGCCGGCGCGCTGTGGAGGAGCCCGGCAGTTGGTGGCGCCACGCCAACGCCTGGTTCAGTCGAACCTTCCATCTGGAACCCTTGCTGTAG
- a CDS encoding ABC transporter substrate-binding protein: protein MIKKRTLAAAIAASSLALTATAQAEVKIGFLGGFTGGIESLTPPIFEGAQLAVAQINEQGGILDGETLSMPSGDTTCSDASAASNAADRMVNSENVTAIVGALCTGATIAAANNAAIPGGVVMVSPASTAPAVTELDDNDLVFRTVPSDAFQGEMLAKLLLDKGIDVVAVTFVNNDYGQGLSDAFSTAFEAGGGEITDNLAHEDNRADYRSELGALSAGGADTLVVLAYADTSGQTVLRQAYESGMFTQYVGADGMVGDSLVEAIGADVLDGMIATRPGSPDLPGTEIFESAANDAGFDPSAVFAAQAYDAAFLLALAIEQNGSAEREGLSDALRSVSSAPGEVILPGEWEKAVELIAAGTEINYEGASGSHEFDDNGDVPGVVVEMAVEDGSFVTKGQLDL from the coding sequence ATGATCAAAAAACGCACACTCGCCGCCGCTATCGCGGCGTCCTCTCTTGCCTTGACCGCCACCGCTCAGGCCGAGGTCAAAATCGGCTTTCTGGGCGGTTTCACCGGCGGTATCGAAAGCCTGACGCCGCCGATCTTCGAAGGCGCACAGCTGGCCGTGGCCCAGATCAACGAGCAGGGCGGCATTCTGGATGGCGAAACGCTTTCAATGCCGTCCGGCGATACCACCTGTTCTGACGCCTCGGCGGCCTCCAACGCCGCCGACCGCATGGTCAACTCCGAAAACGTCACGGCGATCGTCGGCGCGCTTTGCACCGGCGCGACCATCGCCGCGGCCAACAACGCCGCGATCCCGGGTGGGGTGGTGATGGTCTCGCCGGCCTCAACGGCGCCGGCGGTCACCGAGCTCGACGACAACGATCTGGTGTTCCGTACCGTGCCCTCGGACGCCTTCCAGGGTGAAATGCTCGCCAAGCTGCTGCTCGACAAGGGCATCGACGTGGTCGCGGTCACCTTCGTCAACAACGACTACGGCCAGGGGCTGTCCGACGCCTTCAGCACGGCGTTCGAAGCTGGCGGCGGCGAGATTACCGACAACCTCGCCCACGAAGACAACCGCGCCGACTACCGCTCTGAGCTCGGTGCGCTTTCCGCCGGCGGCGCCGACACGCTGGTCGTGCTGGCCTATGCCGATACCTCGGGCCAGACCGTACTGCGCCAGGCGTATGAAAGCGGCATGTTTACCCAGTACGTGGGCGCCGACGGCATGGTCGGCGATAGTCTGGTGGAAGCGATCGGTGCCGACGTGCTGGATGGCATGATCGCCACGCGCCCGGGCAGCCCGGATCTACCCGGCACCGAGATCTTCGAGAGCGCCGCTAATGATGCTGGCTTCGACCCCAGCGCCGTATTTGCCGCCCAGGCCTATGACGCCGCCTTCCTGCTGGCGCTGGCCATCGAGCAGAACGGCAGCGCCGAGCGCGAGGGGTTGAGTGATGCGCTGCGCAGCGTCTCGAGCGCCCCCGGCGAGGTCATCCTGCCCGGCGAGTGGGAGAAGGCCGTGGAGCTGATCGCCGCGGGCACCGAGATCAACTACGAAGGCGCCTCCGGCTCGCACGAGTTCGACGATAACGGCGACGTCCCTGGCGTGGTGGTCGAAATGGCGGTGGAAGACGGCAGCTTCGTGACCAAGGGTCAGCTCGACTTGTAA
- a CDS encoding branched-chain amino acid ABC transporter permease → MNDKTSSYTPRDATVTRRFPLREVVLFAALLVAVLGVYALMGAAYSTRMLVEAACYAILALGLTIQWGYAGQFNAGVMGFVALGGFSAMLFSVPVNDAFWGTELPFELGRVLLYGIAAVLVVVGVSRLDRFGMPKRLRTVVTVVVAVVLYLTVISMLREVTGEIQARAGFVGGFGLPPWTGWIVGGALAGGVGYFIGHICLGLRSDYLAIATLGIAEIIKAFLKNSDWLTRGTATVSPLPWPTPGPAELGFTLSRAIYLSLTAVIIAAIFFLLHRAYHAPWGRMIRAIRDNEVSAAAMGKDINKRRLEIFVLGCILMGLGGGVLGTFNSLFDPQGYLPLNHTFLVLVMVILGGPGNNLGTIFGAVAVYIIWIMSEPLALYVMELVTSIGEGAGWEMPSNLDSRALQARVLVIGMLITIVLRFAPKGLLPENIKTHG, encoded by the coding sequence ATGAACGATAAAACCTCCTCCTATACGCCCCGCGATGCCACCGTCACGCGGCGCTTCCCGCTGCGCGAGGTGGTGCTGTTCGCCGCGCTTTTGGTCGCGGTGCTCGGCGTCTACGCGCTGATGGGCGCGGCCTACAGTACGCGCATGCTGGTCGAGGCGGCCTGCTACGCCATTCTGGCGCTCGGCCTGACCATTCAGTGGGGCTACGCCGGGCAGTTCAACGCCGGCGTCATGGGCTTCGTGGCCCTTGGCGGCTTTAGCGCCATGCTCTTTAGCGTACCGGTCAACGACGCTTTCTGGGGCACGGAGCTTCCCTTCGAGCTTGGCCGCGTGCTGCTTTACGGCATCGCCGCGGTGCTGGTGGTGGTCGGCGTGAGCCGGCTCGACCGTTTCGGCATGCCGAAACGGCTGCGCACCGTGGTCACCGTGGTGGTGGCGGTAGTGCTTTATCTCACCGTGATCAGCATGCTTCGTGAGGTGACCGGCGAGATTCAGGCCCGCGCCGGCTTCGTCGGCGGTTTCGGCCTGCCGCCCTGGACGGGTTGGATCGTCGGCGGCGCGCTTGCCGGCGGCGTGGGCTACTTCATCGGCCATATTTGTCTCGGGCTTCGAAGCGACTACCTGGCGATCGCCACCCTCGGTATCGCCGAGATCATCAAGGCGTTTTTGAAAAACTCCGACTGGCTGACCCGCGGCACCGCCACGGTCTCGCCGCTGCCCTGGCCGACGCCGGGGCCTGCCGAGCTCGGCTTCACGCTGTCGCGGGCGATCTATCTATCGCTGACCGCGGTGATCATCGCGGCGATCTTCTTTTTGCTCCACCGCGCCTACCACGCCCCCTGGGGACGGATGATTCGCGCCATTCGTGACAACGAAGTCTCCGCGGCGGCCATGGGCAAGGACATCAACAAACGCCGCCTCGAAATCTTCGTGCTGGGCTGCATTCTGATGGGCCTGGGCGGCGGCGTGCTGGGCACCTTCAACAGCCTCTTCGACCCCCAGGGGTATCTGCCGCTGAATCACACCTTTCTGGTGCTGGTAATGGTGATTCTCGGCGGGCCCGGCAACAACCTGGGCACGATCTTCGGCGCCGTAGCGGTGTACATCATCTGGATCATGTCCGAGCCGCTGGCGCTCTACGTCATGGAGCTGGTGACGAGTATCGGCGAAGGTGCGGGCTGGGAGATGCCCAGCAACCTGGACAGCCGCGCGCTGCAGGCCCGCGTACTGGTGATTGGCATGCTGATCACGATCGTGCTGCGCTTCGCCCCCAAGGGGCTGCTGCCGGAGAACATCAAGACCCACGGCTAA
- a CDS encoding branched-chain amino acid ABC transporter permease, translating to MNELVFFINNVLIAGSVTGSIYAIGAIGVTLIFSIMRFAHFAHADMMTFGAFMVLLLASAFPAAGASIGVPTALIMLPLAMALTALLAVGIDKAFYKPLRAHGVKPIVMVIGSLGVTLMLQGLIRLFAGTGGQSLYVDDRKEIFRLGLPFEGARAPIVVTEPQLYLFVITVVAVVALAVFLNRSRLGKAMRAMSDNPELAQASGINTNTIVAVTWVIAGGLAAIAGTLLSLDVTFKPDLSFFLLLPIFAAAIVGGVGHPYGAIAGGFVVGFAETLAVFNWNVLLRPFQERLPEWLELPSNLAFVGTEYKIVVPFFILVAILIWRPTGLFKGKVI from the coding sequence GTGAACGAACTGGTCTTTTTCATCAATAACGTCCTGATCGCCGGCAGCGTCACCGGGTCGATCTACGCCATTGGGGCGATCGGCGTGACGCTGATTTTCAGCATCATGCGCTTCGCTCACTTCGCCCACGCCGACATGATGACCTTCGGCGCCTTCATGGTGCTGCTGCTCGCGTCGGCCTTTCCCGCCGCGGGCGCCAGCATCGGCGTGCCCACCGCGCTGATCATGCTGCCGCTGGCCATGGCGCTCACTGCCCTGCTCGCCGTCGGTATCGATAAGGCGTTCTACAAGCCACTGCGCGCTCACGGGGTCAAGCCTATCGTCATGGTCATCGGCTCCCTCGGGGTGACGCTGATGCTGCAGGGATTGATCCGCCTGTTCGCCGGCACCGGCGGCCAGAGCCTGTATGTCGATGACCGTAAGGAGATTTTCCGGCTGGGGCTGCCTTTCGAAGGCGCCCGAGCCCCCATCGTGGTGACCGAACCGCAGCTCTATCTGTTCGTGATCACGGTGGTGGCGGTCGTGGCGCTGGCGGTGTTCTTGAACCGCTCGCGGCTAGGCAAGGCGATGCGCGCCATGTCGGACAACCCGGAGCTCGCTCAGGCCTCGGGCATCAACACCAACACCATCGTTGCCGTGACCTGGGTGATCGCCGGGGGCTTGGCGGCGATTGCCGGCACGCTTTTGTCACTGGATGTGACCTTCAAGCCGGATCTGAGCTTCTTTCTGCTGCTGCCGATCTTCGCCGCCGCCATCGTCGGCGGGGTGGGCCATCCCTACGGGGCGATCGCCGGCGGTTTCGTGGTGGGCTTTGCAGAGACCCTGGCGGTGTTCAATTGGAACGTGCTGCTGCGCCCGTTTCAGGAGCGCCTGCCCGAATGGCTGGAGCTTCCGTCGAATCTCGCCTTCGTGGGCACTGAGTACAAGATCGTGGTGCCGTTTTTCATTCTCGTGGCGATTCTGATCTGGCGCCCCACGGGGCTCTTCAAGGGCAAGGTGATCTAA
- a CDS encoding ABC transporter ATP-binding protein: MSNDASPPSPAASAAPLLDARDVHGGYGSMNILNGVDMTLYADEVGVIVGPNGAGKSTMLKAVFGLLNVNQGEILLGGEPIQNLAPNQLVKRGMGFVPQEKNVFPSLSVQENLEMGAYLKPHNVKRMLEQVYEFFPPLKDKRRQPAGELSGGQRQMVAMGRALMAEPTLLLLDEPTAGLSPLYMNEIFDRVKKINAAGVGILMVEQNAKQALAIADKGFVLAAGQNRFTDTGAALLADPDVAKSFLGG; the protein is encoded by the coding sequence ATGTCCAACGATGCGTCACCCCCCTCGCCGGCGGCCAGCGCCGCGCCGCTTCTGGACGCGCGCGACGTGCACGGCGGCTACGGCAGTATGAACATCTTGAACGGGGTCGACATGACCCTCTACGCCGATGAGGTCGGCGTGATCGTCGGCCCCAACGGCGCCGGCAAGTCCACCATGTTGAAGGCGGTGTTCGGCCTTTTGAACGTCAACCAGGGCGAGATCCTGCTGGGCGGCGAGCCGATCCAGAACCTGGCGCCGAACCAGCTGGTCAAGCGCGGCATGGGCTTCGTCCCCCAGGAGAAGAACGTCTTCCCGAGCCTCTCGGTGCAGGAGAATCTGGAGATGGGCGCGTATTTGAAGCCGCACAACGTCAAGCGCATGCTCGAGCAGGTCTATGAGTTCTTCCCACCGCTCAAGGACAAGCGCCGCCAACCCGCCGGCGAGCTCTCCGGTGGCCAGCGCCAGATGGTCGCCATGGGCCGCGCGCTGATGGCCGAGCCCACACTCCTGCTGCTCGACGAGCCCACCGCCGGGCTCTCACCGCTCTACATGAACGAGATCTTCGATCGGGTAAAGAAGATCAACGCCGCCGGCGTCGGCATTTTGATGGTCGAGCAGAACGCCAAGCAGGCGCTCGCCATCGCCGACAAGGGCTTCGTGCTGGCCGCCGGCCAGAACCGCTTTACCGATACGGGGGCGGCGCTTTTGGCCGACCCGGATGTCGCCAAGAGCTTTTTGGGCGGCTAG
- a CDS encoding ABC transporter ATP-binding protein, with protein MTPIIEVQHVNKAFGGLHVINDCSIKVEKGSITGMIGPNGAGKSTLFNLIAGSLVPDSGRILLDGEEITPLPADARFHKGLLRTFQIAHEFSQMSALENLMMVPPRQAGERLFNTWFKPGLVRHEEDEVRRRALEVIEFVGLHHVRNELAGNLSGGQKKLLELGRTMMTDAKVVLLDEIAAGVNRTLLGDLMGNIERLNREMGYTFLVIEHDMEMISRLCDPVIVMAQGSVMVEGSIEAIQQNPEVIEAYFGSDAA; from the coding sequence ATGACCCCGATTATCGAAGTACAACACGTCAACAAGGCCTTCGGCGGGCTACACGTCATCAACGACTGCTCGATCAAGGTCGAAAAAGGCTCCATCACCGGCATGATCGGCCCCAACGGGGCGGGCAAATCGACGCTTTTCAACCTGATCGCGGGCTCTCTCGTCCCGGACAGTGGCCGTATCCTGCTCGACGGCGAAGAGATCACCCCGCTTCCCGCCGACGCCCGCTTTCACAAGGGATTACTGCGCACCTTCCAGATCGCCCACGAGTTCAGCCAGATGAGCGCGCTGGAGAACCTGATGATGGTGCCGCCGCGCCAGGCCGGCGAGCGTTTGTTCAACACCTGGTTCAAGCCGGGGCTGGTGCGCCACGAGGAGGACGAGGTGCGCCGCCGGGCGCTGGAGGTGATCGAGTTTGTGGGCCTGCATCACGTGAGAAACGAGCTGGCGGGCAACCTTTCCGGCGGGCAGAAAAAGCTTCTCGAGCTTGGCCGCACCATGATGACCGACGCGAAAGTGGTGCTGCTCGACGAGATCGCCGCCGGGGTCAACCGCACGCTCCTGGGCGATCTGATGGGCAACATCGAGCGGCTCAACCGCGAAATGGGCTACACCTTTCTGGTCATCGAGCACGACATGGAGATGATCAGCCGGCTGTGCGACCCGGTCATCGTGATGGCCCAGGGCAGCGTCATGGTCGAGGGTTCGATCGAGGCGATCCAGCAAAATCCCGAAGTGATCGAGGCCTATTTCGGCAGCGATGCCGCTTAG
- the typA gene encoding translational GTPase TypA: MIENLRNIAIIAHVDHGKTTLVDKLLSQSGTLDRKAEGQERIMDSNDQEKERGITILAKNTAIKWQDDKGTDYHINIVDTPGHADFGGEVERVMSMVDSVLLLVDAVDGPMPQTRFVTQKAFAQGLKPIVVVNKIDRPGARPDWVIDQIFDLFDNLGASDEQLDFPIIYCSALNGIAGMEPDALEESMDPMFKSIVNIVEPPKVEIDGPFQMQISALDYNSYVGVIGLGRIKRGSVKPGQQISVITKEGNTRKGKIGQVMTHMGLERVQTDEATAGDIVCITGIENLAISDTLCDQNAVEALPPLTVDEPTVSMTFQVNDSPFAGKDGKYVTSRNIRDRLEQELIHNVALRVEQGETPEKFKVSGRGELHLSVLIESMRREGFELAVGRPEVIIKEIDGEKQEPYEEVIIDCEEQHQGAIMEELGYRKGELSNMNPDGKGRVRLDFIIPARGLIGFRGQFLTLTSGTGILTSRFDHYGPLKPDASIERRNGVLVSMVGGKALSYALYTLQERGKLIIDHATEVYEGMLIGINNRANDMVVNPTKGKKLDNMRSTGNDENIVLTPPIKFTLEQAIEFLDSDELVEVTPSHIRLRKKHLTENERKRAGKK, from the coding sequence GTGATCGAGAATCTTCGTAACATTGCCATTATCGCCCACGTTGACCACGGTAAGACTACCCTGGTCGACAAGCTGTTGAGTCAATCCGGTACGCTTGATCGTAAGGCCGAAGGCCAGGAGCGTATCATGGATTCGAACGACCAGGAGAAGGAGCGCGGTATCACCATCCTGGCCAAGAACACCGCTATCAAGTGGCAGGATGACAAGGGTACGGACTACCACATCAACATCGTCGACACCCCCGGGCACGCCGACTTCGGTGGCGAAGTCGAGCGCGTCATGTCGATGGTGGACTCGGTCCTGCTGCTGGTCGACGCCGTCGACGGCCCGATGCCGCAAACCCGCTTCGTGACCCAGAAGGCCTTCGCCCAGGGCCTGAAGCCGATCGTCGTGGTCAACAAGATCGACCGCCCCGGCGCGCGCCCGGACTGGGTCATCGACCAGATCTTCGATCTGTTCGACAACCTCGGCGCCTCGGACGAGCAGCTCGACTTCCCGATCATCTACTGCTCGGCGCTCAACGGCATCGCCGGCATGGAGCCGGACGCGCTCGAAGAGAGCATGGACCCGATGTTCAAGTCGATCGTCAACATCGTCGAGCCGCCCAAGGTCGAAATCGACGGTCCGTTCCAGATGCAGATCTCCGCGCTCGACTACAACAGCTACGTTGGCGTCATCGGTCTTGGCCGCATCAAGCGCGGTAGCGTCAAGCCCGGCCAGCAGATCAGCGTGATCACCAAGGAAGGCAATACCCGTAAGGGCAAGATCGGCCAGGTGATGACCCACATGGGTCTTGAGCGCGTGCAGACCGACGAAGCCACCGCCGGCGACATCGTCTGCATCACCGGTATCGAAAATCTGGCGATCTCCGATACGCTGTGCGACCAGAACGCTGTCGAAGCGCTGCCGCCGCTGACCGTCGACGAGCCGACCGTCTCCATGACCTTCCAGGTCAACGACTCGCCGTTTGCCGGTAAGGACGGCAAGTACGTTACCAGCCGCAACATTCGTGACCGCCTCGAGCAGGAGCTGATCCACAACGTGGCGCTGCGCGTCGAGCAGGGCGAAACCCCGGAGAAGTTCAAGGTCTCCGGTCGTGGCGAGCTGCACCTGTCGGTACTGATCGAGTCCATGCGCCGTGAAGGCTTCGAGCTGGCCGTTGGCCGCCCCGAGGTCATCATCAAGGAGATCGACGGCGAGAAGCAGGAGCCCTACGAAGAAGTCATCATCGACTGCGAAGAGCAGCATCAGGGCGCGATCATGGAAGAGCTCGGCTACCGCAAGGGCGAGCTCTCCAACATGAACCCGGACGGCAAGGGCCGTGTGCGCCTGGACTTCATCATCCCGGCGCGTGGCCTGATCGGCTTCCGCGGTCAGTTTTTGACCCTGACCTCCGGCACCGGCATCCTGACCAGCCGCTTCGATCACTACGGTCCGCTCAAGCCTGACGCGTCCATCGAGCGTCGCAACGGCGTGCTGGTCTCCATGGTCGGCGGCAAGGCGCTTTCTTATGCGCTTTACACCCTGCAGGAGCGCGGCAAGCTGATCATCGATCACGCCACCGAAGTTTACGAAGGCATGCTGATCGGTATCAACAACCGTGCCAACGACATGGTCGTGAACCCGACCAAGGGTAAGAAGCTCGACAACATGCGCTCTACCGGTAACGATGAAAACATCGTGCTGACGCCGCCGATCAAGTTCACCTTGGAGCAGGCGATCGAGTTCCTCGACTCCGACGAACTGGTGGAAGTGACCCCGTCGCACATCCGCCTGCGCAAGAAGCACCTGACCGAAAACGAGCGTAAGCGCGCCGGCAAGAAATAA
- a CDS encoding biotin--[acetyl-CoA-carboxylase] ligase, with the protein MTIGNLMRLLSDGDVHSGEALGQALGVSRAAVWKQLKKLDAMGVELVAVKGRGYRLAQPLEPLDGKRVVSELPAEARHLLARLFVEDQLASSNEYLRARFDQGAGHGEVCLVELQTAGRGRRGRVWSTPWGQSLMLSLGWRFEAGVASLEGLSLAVGVVVAQVLERHGVTPKLKWPNDVLLPDKGGELGKLAGILIEVTGDAAGPCEAVIGMGMNLFLPQSLRETIDQPVAALFDEVPTLSRNQLAAEVIAGLLAMLAGFEEHGFGIWRDEWNARHAYKGLGVRVIQGARESEAVAGDVDDSGNLWVNESGQTRRLSGGEISVRRRL; encoded by the coding sequence ATGACCATCGGTAACCTGATGCGTTTGTTAAGCGATGGCGACGTCCATTCCGGTGAGGCGCTCGGCCAGGCGCTGGGCGTTTCCCGCGCCGCGGTATGGAAACAGCTCAAGAAGCTCGACGCCATGGGGGTAGAGCTGGTCGCAGTGAAAGGCCGCGGGTACCGCCTGGCCCAGCCGCTGGAGCCGCTGGACGGCAAGCGGGTGGTATCGGAGCTTCCCGCCGAGGCGCGCCATCTGCTGGCGCGCCTGTTCGTCGAGGACCAGCTTGCCTCGAGCAACGAGTATCTGCGCGCGCGCTTCGATCAGGGTGCCGGCCACGGCGAGGTGTGCCTGGTCGAGCTGCAAACCGCCGGGCGTGGGCGGCGCGGGCGGGTATGGTCCACGCCCTGGGGGCAGAGTCTGATGCTCTCGCTTGGCTGGCGCTTCGAGGCCGGGGTGGCCTCGCTTGAAGGGCTGAGCCTGGCGGTGGGCGTGGTGGTGGCTCAGGTGCTCGAGCGCCACGGGGTAACGCCCAAACTCAAATGGCCCAACGACGTGCTGCTTCCCGACAAGGGCGGCGAGCTCGGTAAGCTCGCCGGTATCCTGATCGAGGTGACCGGCGACGCCGCCGGCCCCTGCGAGGCCGTGATCGGCATGGGCATGAACCTCTTTTTGCCCCAAAGCCTGCGCGAGACGATCGACCAGCCGGTGGCTGCGCTTTTCGACGAGGTGCCGACGCTTTCACGCAATCAGCTCGCCGCCGAGGTCATCGCAGGGCTTCTGGCCATGCTTGCTGGCTTCGAGGAGCACGGCTTTGGCATCTGGCGCGACGAGTGGAACGCGCGCCATGCCTACAAGGGGCTTGGCGTGCGCGTCATCCAGGGCGCCCGAGAAAGCGAGGCGGTCGCCGGCGATGTCGACGACAGCGGCAATCTCTGGGTGAATGAAAGCGGCCAGACGCGGCGTTTGTCCGGCGGTGAGATCAGCGTGCGTAGGCGCCTATGA